In Papaver somniferum cultivar HN1 chromosome 1, ASM357369v1, whole genome shotgun sequence, a genomic segment contains:
- the LOC113355150 gene encoding uncharacterized protein LOC113355150, with protein MHQYFNFNCMYGPKKFKGRFSLPRQLFLRILEQVCEFDHDFRQQTDACGIPGHSPDMKMVVVMKYFAKGIAPDSLDDYTQMGATTVYHYAMKFMDAIIWIYNGRYMRQPTAQDTKRILAENEARGFPGMLGSVDCFHWAWRACPMDQAGSHSGYKPYPSVILQAVATYDRWIWHSYFGLGGQNNDLNVLHASGLFDRQLLGVAPPCHYQINGKNYDQGYYLGDGAYPMYGYIVQGYKPASNIREGLFNQYQEAKRKDIERAFGGLKGLRDGDIPNMHIDDALPEVHEGTTDVDTDEDQYDPRGDGAFYENGE; from the exons ATGCATCAGTATTTCAACTTCAATTGTATGTATGGGCCAAAGAAGTTCAAAGGTCGGTTTTCTTTGCCTCGTCAACTTTTTCTGAGAATTTTAGAGCAAGTTTGTGAATTTGACCATGATTTTCGCCAACAAACGGATGCTTGCGGTATTCCTGGTCATTCTCCAGATATGAAAATGGTTGTCGTCATGAAATATTTTGCCAAAGGTATTGCACCGGATTCCTTAGATGATTACACACAAATGGGAGCCACCACTGTCTACCATTATGCTATGAAGTTTATGGATGCAATTATTTGGATTTATAATGGTCGATACATGCGTCAACCTACCGCTCAAGATACGAAAAGGATTTTAGCAGAAAATGAAGCTCGGGGATTTCCTGGTATGCTTGGTAGTGTCGATTGTTTTCACTGGGCATGGAGAGCATGTCCAATGGATCAAGCAGGTTCCCACAGCGGCTATAAGCCATATCCCTCGGTTATTTTGCAGGCGGTAGCTACATATGATAGATGGATCTGGCATTCCTATTTTGGGTTGGGTGGGCAGAACAATGATCTTAATGTCTTACATGCTTCGGGTTTGTTCGATAGACAACTCCTTGGTGTAGCACCTCCTTGTCATTATCAAATCAATGGAAAGAATTACGACCAGGGGTACTACCTAGGAGATGGTGCATATCCCATGTATGGTTACATCGTGCAAGGATACAAACCCGCCTCAAACATTAGAGAAGGTCTTTTCAATCAATATCAAGAAGCTAAAAGGAAGGACATAGAACGTGCATTTGGTGGTTTAAAAG GTCTGAGAGATGGTGATATTCCAAACATGCATATTGATGATGCCTTGCCGGAAGTTCATGAGGGTACAACCGACGTGGACACCGATGAAGATCAATATGACCCTCGAGGAGATGGTGCATTTTATGAGAATGGAGAGTAA
- the LOC113355160 gene encoding NAC domain-containing protein 76-like produces MAVVPPGFRFHPTDEELLYYYLRKKVAYQVIDLDVIRDVDLNRLEPWDLKDKCRIGSGPQNEWYFFSHKDKKYPTGTRTNRATNAGFWKATGRDKAIHHLNNSKPIGMRKTLVFYTGRAPHGQKTDWIMHEYRLIDDNHNSSASSSLNDKDDHYDHGHHQVQQEEGWVVCRVFKKKTHQRGFQSELGADADDDHQQAHSHYKNHMININGPPTAGVGGTPVHSYHQYQMMSAEPKSNNHNFHQPYQDFSTTTILDGSMNLPQLLSQESSSAVSVPPTTFLHQPAVSLNNLDIECSQNLMKLTAPSGIVAGATVTTGLTNTVPNHHHHHHTRQEEDHGNNNGGRYTGNSNSDWSFLDKLLSSSSSSTNHYHHSVDQLNLSQTANSFQMKFPFHQYLGVGETDVIKFYK; encoded by the exons ATGGCAGTAGTACCCCCTGGATTCAGATTTCATCCAACAGATGAGGAACTTCTCTATTATTATTTAAGAAAGAAGGTGGCTTATCAAGTCATTGATCTCGACGTTATCCGTGACGTTGATCTCAACAGACTCGAACCATGGGACCTCAAAg ATAAGTGTAGGATTGGATCAGGGCCTCAGAATGAATGGTATTTCTTCAGCCACAAAGACAAGAAATACCCAACTGGAACACGAACTAATCGCGCCACAAATGCTGGGTTCTGGAAAGCAACTGGCAGAGATAAGGCTATTCATCACCTCAACAACTCTAAGCCAATAGGCAtgagaaaaaccctagttttttacaCTGGACGAGCCCCTCACGGACAAAAAACCGACTGGATTATGCATGAATATCGCCTTATCGATGATAACCATAATTCATCAGCATCTTCTTCACTCAATGATAAGGATGATCATTACGATCATGGTCATCATCAAGTTCAGCAGGAAGAGGGGTGGGTTGTTTGTCGGGTATTCAAAAAAAAGACTCATCAAAGAGGTTTCCAATCTGAACTAGGAGCTGATGCTGACGATGATCATCAGCAAGCTCATTCACACTACAAAAACCACATGATCAATATTAACGGACCGCCGACTGCTGGCGTCGGTGGGACGCCAGTTCATAGTTATCACCAATATCAAATGATGTCAGCTGAGCCGAAAAGTAATAATCATAATTTCCATCAACCATATCAAGATTTTAGCACGACAACCATATTGGATGGCTCTATGAACCTCCCACAGTTGCTTAGCCAAGAATCATCGTCAGCTGTTAGCGTTCCACCTACAACATTTCTACACCAACCAGCTGTTTCACTGAACAACCTCGACATCGAGTGCTCTCAAAACCTAATGAAATTAACAGCTCCAAGCGGTATTGTCGCTGGCGCCACCGTCACCACGGGACTCACAAATACTGTACCtaaccatcatcaccatcaccataCACGGCAAGAAGAAGATCATGGCAACAACAATGGCGGCCGGTACACTGGTAATAGTAATAGCGATTGGTCTTTTTTGGAcaaacttctttcttcttcatcttcttctacaaATCATTATCATCATAGCGTGGATCAGTTAAATCTTAGCCAAACTGCTAATTCCTTTCAGATGAAATTCCCATTTCATCAATACCTTGGTGTTGGTGAAACAGATGTTATTAAGTTTTACAAGTAA